One segment of Streptomyces sp. NBC_00576 DNA contains the following:
- a CDS encoding DNA-directed RNA polymerase subunit beta' — MLDVNFFDELRIGLATADDIRQWSHGEVKKPETINYRTLKPEKDGLFCEKIFGPTRDWECYCGKYKRVRFKGIICERCGVEVTRAKVRRERMGHIELAAPVTHIWYFKGVPSRLGYLLDLAPKDLEKVIYFAAYMITFVDDERRTRDLPSLEAHVSVERQQIENRRDSDLEARAKKLESDLGELEAEGAKADVRRKVREGAEREMKQLRDRSQREIDRLDEVWTRFKNLKVQDLEGDELLYRELRDRFGTYFDGSMGAAALQKRLESFDLDEEAERLREIIRTGKGQKKTRALKRLKVVSAFLQTSNSPKGMVLDCVPVIPPDLRPMVQLDGGRFATSDLNDLYRRVINRNNRLKRLLDLGAPEIIVNNEKRMLQEAVDALFDNGRRGRPVTGPGNRPLKSLSDMLKGKQGRFRQNLLGKRVDYSARSVIVVGPQLKLHQCGLPKAMALELFKPFVMKRLVDLNHAQNIKSAKRMVERGRTVVYDVLEEVIAEHPVLLNRAPTLHRLGIQAFEPQLVEGKAIQIHPLVCTAFNADFDGDQMAVHLPLSAEAQAEARILMLSSNNILKPADGRPVTMPTQDMVLGLFFLTTDGELRDVKGEGRAFGSTAEATMAFDNGELALQSAVDIRFPVGTIPPRGWTPPARDENEPEWQQGDTFRLRTTLGRALFNELLPEDYPFVDYSVGKKQLGEIVNDLAERYPKVIVAATLDNLKAAGFYWGTRSGVTVAISDIVVPEAKKEIVKGYEAQDEKVQKQYERGLITKDERTQELIAIWTKATNEVAEAMNANFPKTNPIFMMVDSGARGNMMQMRQIAGMRGLVSNAKNETIPRPIKASFREGLSVLEYFISTHGARKGLADTALRTADSGYLTRRLVDVSQDVIIREEDCGTDRGLKLAIAERDEAGVLRKTENVETSVYARALAEDITIDGRVLAPANTDLGDVLIDELVRHGVEEVKTRSVLTCESAVGTCAMCYGRSLATGKLVDIGEAVGIIAAQSIGEPGTQLTMRTFHTGGVAGDDITQGLPRVVELFEARTPKGVAPISEAAGRVRIEETEKTKKIVITPDDGSDETAFPISKRAKVMVREGDHVEVGQKLTFGATNPHDVLRILGQRAVQVHLVGEVQKVYNSQGVSIHDKHIEIIIRQMLRRVTIIESGDAELLPGELVERGKFETENRRVVQEGGHPASGRPQLMGITKASLATESWLSAASFQETTRVLTDAAINAKSDSLIGLKENVIIGKLIPAGTGLSRYRNIRVEPTEEAKAAMYSAVGYDDIDYSPFGTGSGQAVPLEDYDYGPYNQ, encoded by the coding sequence GCTACTGCGGCAAGTACAAGCGCGTCCGCTTCAAGGGCATCATCTGTGAGCGCTGTGGCGTCGAGGTCACTCGCGCCAAGGTGCGTCGTGAGCGGATGGGCCACATCGAGCTCGCCGCCCCCGTCACCCACATCTGGTACTTCAAGGGCGTTCCGTCGCGGCTGGGCTATCTGCTCGACCTCGCCCCGAAGGACCTCGAGAAGGTCATCTACTTCGCGGCGTACATGATCACGTTCGTCGACGACGAGCGTCGTACCCGTGACTTGCCCTCCCTGGAGGCGCATGTCTCCGTCGAGCGGCAGCAGATCGAGAACCGCCGCGACTCCGACCTCGAAGCCCGCGCCAAGAAGCTGGAAAGCGACCTGGGCGAGCTGGAGGCCGAGGGTGCCAAGGCCGACGTACGCCGCAAGGTGCGCGAAGGTGCCGAGCGGGAGATGAAGCAGCTGCGGGACCGTTCGCAGCGCGAGATCGACCGTCTCGACGAGGTGTGGACCCGGTTCAAGAACCTCAAGGTCCAGGACCTGGAGGGCGACGAGCTGCTCTACCGCGAGCTGCGCGACCGCTTCGGGACCTACTTCGACGGTTCGATGGGTGCCGCGGCGCTGCAGAAGCGCCTGGAGTCCTTCGACCTGGATGAAGAGGCCGAGCGCCTCCGCGAGATCATCCGTACCGGCAAGGGCCAGAAGAAGACCCGCGCCCTGAAGCGGCTGAAGGTCGTGTCTGCGTTCCTGCAGACCTCCAACAGCCCCAAGGGCATGGTTCTCGACTGCGTCCCGGTCATCCCGCCGGACCTTCGCCCGATGGTGCAGCTGGACGGTGGCCGCTTCGCGACCTCCGACCTGAACGACCTGTACCGCCGTGTGATCAACCGGAACAACCGTCTGAAGCGGCTTCTCGACCTCGGTGCTCCCGAGATCATCGTGAACAACGAGAAGCGCATGCTTCAGGAGGCCGTTGACGCGCTGTTCGACAACGGCCGTCGTGGCCGTCCGGTCACCGGTCCCGGTAACCGCCCGCTGAAGTCCCTCAGCGACATGCTGAAGGGCAAGCAGGGTCGATTCCGTCAGAACCTGCTCGGCAAGCGTGTGGACTACTCCGCGCGTTCCGTGATCGTCGTCGGTCCGCAGCTGAAGCTGCACCAGTGCGGTCTGCCGAAGGCGATGGCGCTGGAGCTCTTCAAGCCGTTCGTGATGAAGCGCCTGGTCGACCTGAACCACGCGCAGAACATCAAGAGCGCCAAGCGCATGGTCGAGCGCGGCCGCACCGTCGTGTACGACGTCCTCGAAGAGGTCATCGCCGAGCACCCGGTGCTGCTGAACCGTGCGCCCACGCTGCACCGCCTCGGCATCCAGGCCTTCGAGCCGCAGCTCGTCGAGGGCAAGGCCATCCAGATCCACCCGCTCGTCTGCACCGCGTTCAACGCGGACTTCGACGGTGACCAGATGGCCGTGCACCTGCCGCTCTCCGCGGAGGCGCAGGCCGAGGCCCGCATCCTGATGCTGTCCTCGAACAACATCCTCAAGCCCGCCGACGGCCGTCCGGTGACGATGCCGACCCAGGACATGGTCCTCGGTCTGTTCTTCCTCACCACCGACGGTGAACTGCGTGACGTCAAGGGCGAGGGCCGCGCGTTCGGCTCCACCGCCGAGGCGACCATGGCGTTCGACAACGGCGAGCTCGCGCTCCAGTCGGCCGTCGACATCCGCTTCCCGGTGGGCACCATCCCGCCGCGCGGCTGGACCCCGCCGGCCCGTGACGAGAACGAGCCCGAGTGGCAGCAGGGGGACACCTTCCGCCTGCGCACCACCCTGGGCCGCGCGCTCTTCAACGAGCTGCTGCCCGAGGACTACCCGTTCGTCGACTACTCGGTGGGCAAGAAGCAGCTCGGTGAGATCGTCAACGACCTCGCCGAGCGCTACCCCAAGGTCATCGTGGCGGCGACGCTCGACAACCTGAAGGCGGCCGGCTTCTACTGGGGCACGCGCTCCGGTGTCACCGTGGCCATCTCCGACATCGTCGTTCCCGAGGCGAAGAAGGAGATCGTCAAGGGCTACGAGGCCCAGGACGAGAAGGTTCAGAAGCAGTACGAGCGCGGTCTGATCACCAAGGACGAGCGCACGCAGGAACTCATCGCGATCTGGACCAAGGCGACCAACGAGGTTGCCGAGGCGATGAACGCGAACTTCCCCAAGACGAACCCCATCTTCATGATGGTTGACTCGGGTGCCCGAGGAAACATGATGCAGATGCGGCAGATCGCCGGTATGCGTGGTCTGGTGTCGAACGCCAAGAACGAGACGATTCCTCGTCCCATCAAGGCGTCCTTCCGCGAGGGCCTGTCCGTGCTGGAGTACTTCATCTCCACCCACGGTGCCCGTAAGGGTCTCGCCGACACCGCTCTGCGTACCGCCGACTCGGGTTACCTCACCCGTCGTCTGGTGGACGTCTCGCAGGACGTCATCATCCGCGAGGAGGACTGCGGCACCGACCGCGGCCTCAAGCTGGCGATCGCCGAGCGCGACGAAGCCGGTGTGCTGCGCAAGACCGAGAACGTCGAGACGTCGGTGTACGCCCGTGCGCTGGCCGAGGACATCACCATCGACGGACGCGTGCTGGCCCCGGCCAACACCGACCTCGGTGACGTCCTCATCGACGAGCTGGTCAGGCACGGCGTCGAGGAGGTCAAGACCCGCTCGGTCCTGACCTGCGAGTCCGCCGTCGGCACCTGCGCCATGTGCTACGGCCGTTCGCTGGCCACCGGCAAGCTGGTCGACATCGGTGAGGCGGTCGGCATCATCGCCGCCCAGTCCATCGGTGAGCCCGGTACCCAGCTGACGATGCGTACCTTCCACACCGGTGGTGTGGCCGGTGACGACATCACCCAGGGTCTGCCCCGTGTCGTCGAGCTCTTCGAGGCTCGTACGCCCAAGGGTGTCGCCCCGATCTCGGAGGCGGCCGGCCGCGTCCGTATCGAGGAGACCGAGAAGACCAAGAAGATCGTCATCACCCCGGACGACGGCAGCGACGAGACGGCGTTCCCGATCTCGAAGCGCGCCAAGGTCATGGTGCGTGAGGGTGACCACGTCGAGGTGGGCCAGAAGCTCACCTTCGGTGCCACCAACCCGCACGACGTGCTGCGGATCCTCGGTCAGCGCGCGGTCCAGGTCCACCTGGTCGGCGAGGTCCAGAAGGTCTACAACTCGCAGGGTGTGTCGATCCACGACAAGCACATCGAGATCATCATCCGGCAGATGCTCCGCCGCGTGACGATCATCGAGTCCGGCGACGCCGAGCTGCTGCCCGGCGAGCTGGTCGAGCGTGGCAAGTTCGAGACCGAGAACCGTCGTGTGGTCCAGGAAGGCGGCCACCCGGCCTCCGGCCGTCCGCAGCTGATGGGTATCACCAAGGCCTCGCTGGCGACGGAATCCTGGCTGTCGGCCGCCTCCTTCCAGGAGACGACCCGAGTTCTGACGGACGCGGCGATCAACGCCAAGTCCGACAGCCTCATCGGCCTCAAGGAGAACGTCATCATCGGTAAGCTCATCCCGGCCGGTACGGGTCTGTCCCGCTATCGCAACATCCGGGTCGAGCCGACCGAGGAGGCCAAGGCCGCGATGTACTCGGCCGTCGGCTACGACGACATCGACTACTCGCCGTTCGGCACGGGCTCCGGCCAGGCCGTTCCGCTGGAGGACTACGACTACGGTCCGTACAACCAGTAA
- a CDS encoding M48 family metalloprotease encodes MTHPPSSRPEYPEPSEQPLFPPTYPEQPAPTYPQTAQAPQQPPQHQNPAQPPSYPASTQPPAHPGSPQPPSSPDAAKPPSYPDTARSPAYPSATEPSQYPDAAKPPSYPDPAQPPSYPDSAQPPSYPDPAQQPQYPGFAEPPAYPGSPQHSRHPDAPQPPAQPGSPQQPQHPNAAQPPTYPGAPQQPQAYQGATPTPPQAPTYPGTDPTQPPPYPQAATAQAVPPQYAPPQQPPSTPAPPDQGFTPPTAPEAPPAPPAEHPHHISTDRGRVHISAHQRRTDATAVGNLLLYLPNFLCSLLVVSMFSLFFGDLAFLVIIAWILSGALVFHRPTESALARRLLHLRYPTPQERAKLEPVWREVTARAGVEGRNYELWVEDSDGLNAVAAAGHIVGVTRFAMNELPNGELAAVMAHELGHHVGGHAWSGLLGYWYAQPGRLAWRFLRAFSVFVFKVSRAFSCFGVGFVVLVLGGIAMATISTLYGLPLLILGVPYALAAVGRRAELRADEHAAALGFAPMLASVLDKLHQEEQRQTAALAALNNGVAPQESPLSKLLSSHPDHHTRLHHLQPYLQQQQR; translated from the coding sequence ATGACCCACCCACCCTCGTCCCGACCGGAATACCCCGAGCCCTCCGAGCAGCCCCTGTTCCCGCCGACGTACCCCGAGCAGCCCGCTCCCACATACCCACAGACCGCGCAGGCCCCGCAGCAACCACCCCAGCACCAGAACCCGGCCCAGCCACCCTCCTACCCGGCTTCCACCCAGCCCCCGGCCCACCCGGGCTCGCCCCAACCACCGTCATCCCCGGACGCGGCTAAACCACCGTCATACCCGGACACCGCCCGGTCCCCGGCCTACCCGAGCGCGACCGAACCGTCCCAGTACCCGGACGCGGCCAAACCACCGTCATACCCGGACCCGGCCCAGCCACCCTCGTACCCGGATTCGGCCCAGCCACCCTCGTACCCGGACCCGGCCCAGCAGCCCCAGTACCCGGGCTTCGCCGAGCCCCCGGCCTACCCAGGTTCGCCCCAGCATTCCCGGCACCCCGACGCCCCCCAACCCCCCGCCCAGCCAGGCTCGCCCCAGCAACCCCAGCACCCGAACGCCGCCCAACCCCCCACCTACCCAGGCGCACCCCAGCAACCCCAGGCCTACCAGGGCGCGACCCCTACCCCGCCCCAGGCGCCCACCTACCCGGGCACCGACCCCACCCAGCCCCCGCCCTACCCCCAGGCCGCCACCGCCCAGGCCGTCCCCCCGCAGTACGCGCCCCCGCAGCAACCCCCGAGCACACCCGCCCCGCCCGACCAGGGCTTCACGCCCCCCACCGCGCCCGAAGCTCCTCCCGCGCCCCCCGCCGAGCACCCCCACCACATCTCCACCGACCGCGGGCGCGTCCACATCTCCGCCCACCAGCGCCGCACCGACGCCACCGCCGTGGGCAACCTCCTCCTCTACCTCCCGAACTTCCTCTGCAGCCTCCTCGTCGTCAGCATGTTCTCCCTCTTCTTCGGCGACCTCGCGTTCCTCGTGATCATCGCCTGGATACTGAGCGGCGCACTCGTCTTCCACCGGCCCACCGAAAGCGCCCTCGCGCGCCGTTTGCTCCACCTGCGCTACCCCACTCCGCAAGAACGAGCCAAACTCGAACCGGTCTGGCGCGAGGTCACCGCCCGCGCGGGTGTCGAGGGCCGCAACTACGAGCTCTGGGTCGAGGACAGCGACGGCCTGAACGCGGTCGCCGCCGCCGGCCACATCGTCGGCGTCACCCGCTTCGCCATGAACGAGCTGCCCAACGGCGAACTCGCCGCCGTCATGGCACACGAGCTCGGCCACCACGTCGGCGGCCACGCCTGGTCGGGGCTCCTCGGCTACTGGTACGCGCAGCCCGGTCGCCTCGCCTGGCGGTTCCTGCGCGCCTTCTCCGTGTTCGTCTTCAAGGTGTCCCGCGCCTTCTCCTGCTTCGGTGTCGGCTTCGTCGTGCTCGTCCTCGGCGGCATCGCCATGGCGACCATCAGCACCCTGTACGGCCTGCCCCTGCTGATCCTCGGGGTTCCGTACGCACTCGCCGCCGTCGGCCGCCGCGCCGAACTCCGCGCCGACGAGCACGCGGCGGCCCTCGGCTTCGCCCCGATGCTGGCCTCCGTACTCGACAAGCTCCACCAGGAGGAGCAGCGGCAGACCGCCGCGCTCGCCGCGCTCAACAACGGTGTGGCGCCCCAGGAGAGCCCGCTGAGCAAGCTGCTCTCCTCCCACCCGGACCACCACACCCGGCTGCACCACCTTCAGCCGTACCTGCAGCAACAACAGCGCTGA
- a CDS encoding Pycsar system effector family protein — translation MTTLDPSPTPAPPPPPGTPADPADPPPTQLCERLLADLRTEIARADSKASVLVAALGMTAGVFSGLLAGRNWNPAALTAFGTVVWSAGAASLVLSLFSLLLAVLPRYRSEPWTPGQPLSYFGDIQQAVRLGQLETALADTQRDPTAALTSALTETSRIAARKHQWIRTGLISFCTGTLLLPASLLIG, via the coding sequence ATGACGACGCTCGACCCGAGCCCCACCCCGGCGCCGCCCCCACCACCAGGCACCCCTGCCGACCCCGCCGACCCCCCGCCCACCCAGCTCTGCGAGCGCCTCCTCGCGGACCTCCGTACGGAGATCGCCCGCGCCGACAGCAAGGCGTCCGTCCTGGTGGCGGCGCTCGGGATGACCGCCGGTGTGTTCAGCGGGCTGCTCGCCGGGCGGAACTGGAACCCGGCCGCGCTCACCGCCTTCGGCACCGTGGTCTGGAGTGCCGGGGCCGCGTCCCTGGTGCTGTCCCTGTTCTCGCTGCTCCTCGCCGTGCTGCCCCGCTACCGTTCCGAACCCTGGACGCCGGGCCAGCCCCTCTCCTACTTCGGCGACATCCAACAGGCCGTGCGCCTCGGCCAGTTGGAGACAGCGCTCGCCGACACCCAGCGCGACCCCACGGCCGCACTCACCTCGGCGCTCACCGAGACGAGCCGCATCGCCGCGCGCAAGCACCAGTGGATCCGTACCGGCCTGATCTCCTTCTGCACCGGCACGCTCCTCCTCCCCGCCTCGCTGCTCATCGGCTGA